The window ACGACGCCGAGTACAGCGTCTCGCTGGTGTCCCGGACCTCCGACGCCGAGCCGATGCTCGCGCGCGTGGTCGGCAAGCACTGCGAGAGCGGTGACATCGTGGTGCGGGACGCGTTCCTGCCGGCGGACCTGGCACCGGGTGACCTGATCGCCGTGCCGGCGACGGGCGCGTACTGCCGTTCGATGGCGAGCAATTACAACCACGTACTGCGCCCGCCGGTCGTCGCCGTCAATGATGGACAGGCCCGGGTCATCGTCCGCCGGGAGACGGAGGAGGATCTTCTCCGTCTCGACGTCGGCTGAGCGGCTCCTTCGGGCAGGAAAAGCACCGGGCGGAAAGAGTTCCGTGGGCCGAAAGATCTCCGTCTTACGGCCCGGTGAAAATGAAATAGATGTCTCACGATCCGGACGAGGGATAGAAACTCCCGTCCGGTGAGTGAGACTGGTTCCACCGTATTCGGTATGTCGGTATGTGAGGAAACGAGGTCGGATGATGCGTACGCGTCCGCTGAAGGTGGCGCTGCTGGGCTGTGGGGTAGTCGGCTCAGAGGTGGCGCGCATCATGACGACGCACGCCGACGACCTCGCCGCCCGTATCGGTGCCCCGGTCGAACTCGCGGGCGTGGCCGTCCGGCGGCCCTCGCGGGTGCGTGCGGGCATCGACCCGGCGCTCGTCACCACCGACGCGACCGCCCTGGTCAAACGGGGGGACATCGACGTCGTCGTCGAGGTCATCGGCGGTATCGAGCCCGCCCGCACCCTCATCACCACCGCGTTCGAGCACGGCGCCTCCGTCGTCTCCGCCAACAAGGCGCTCCTCGCCCAGGACGGCGCCGCGCTGCACGCCGCGGCCGGCGAGGCCGGCAAGGACCTCTATTACGAGGCCGCCGTCGCCGGCGCCATCCCGCTGATCCGTCCGCTGCGCGAGTCCCTCGCCGGCGACAAGATCAACCGGGTGATGGGCATCGTCAACGGCACCACCAATTTCATCCTCGACAAGATGGATTCCACGGGCGCCGGGTATCAGGAGGCTCTCGACGAGGCCACCGCCCTCGGATACGCGGAAGCCGACCCGACCGCCGATGTCGAGGGGTTCGACGCCGCCGCCAAGGCCGCGATCCTCGCCGGCATCGCCTTCCACTCGCGTGTGCGGCTCGACGACGTGTACCGCGAGGGCATGACCGAGGTGACGTCGGCCGACTTCGCCTCCGCCCGGAACATGGGCTGCACCATCAAGCTGCTCGCCATCTGCGAGCGGGCCGCGGACGGTGGCTCCGTCACGGCGCGCGTGCACCCCGCGATGATCCCGC is drawn from Streptomyces bottropensis ATCC 25435 and contains these coding sequences:
- a CDS encoding homoserine dehydrogenase, translating into MRTRPLKVALLGCGVVGSEVARIMTTHADDLAARIGAPVELAGVAVRRPSRVRAGIDPALVTTDATALVKRGDIDVVVEVIGGIEPARTLITTAFEHGASVVSANKALLAQDGAALHAAAGEAGKDLYYEAAVAGAIPLIRPLRESLAGDKINRVMGIVNGTTNFILDKMDSTGAGYQEALDEATALGYAEADPTADVEGFDAAAKAAILAGIAFHSRVRLDDVYREGMTEVTSADFASARNMGCTIKLLAICERAADGGSVTARVHPAMIPLTHPLASVRGAYNAVFVESDAAGQLMFYGPGAGGAPTASAVLGDLVAVCRNRLAGATGPGESAYAALPVSPMGDVVTRYHISLDVADKPGVLAQVATVFAEHGVSIDTVRQQGRPDGGGEASLVVVTHRASDASLSGTVEALRNLDTVRGVASIMRVEGE